One Purpureocillium takamizusanense chromosome 12, complete sequence DNA window includes the following coding sequences:
- a CDS encoding uncharacterized protein (TransMembrane:1 (o431-451i)~EggNog:ENOG503Q0M4~COG:K) produces MPPKIATCVHCRQMKVKCNARDAAPGSCSRCVKQRLACYIDPAFHRTAKRKKMRDLEEELKQIKDSMDAPSKKVLRRTEQSHSDAGTCEVVEIQPSKSTHEPITPTSMALNALQIGDVTLTAEAVAKIVSCYFETCHPNFPILSDHAVFMETCDQSEFLLWTVIAVGSAELSDYSTIRALLEPHIRDMATQVYGVLDYPLQTVQALILLCWWPYSFCSHREDPSWLYCGQAVHLALLYGLHRPHKHSNFVYNTTLDEEGILTYQRAWVACFIVNQMLSSQLGIPATVVPPTFPQSSSTKLQLPLVLRQHLEIATHGYHICHVLGDHETTVSGLLPSPESTIRAFDQQLNDLRTTISGDGEQNILVEMALLRVQLQLLSFNFIQEASPSHRTGSLPSTADPAAVSYMSRAVKTAVSIIDVVVDRLAEKGKTAMVSFGAMGAVHLLIMIVGIYGHEDQGVIRSAIGRGWRFLNDRSEFESDSFSRACKIVSFLSRSRDGESGNPALHTPVQARMAANFAFENAWKAKHRFSKSVRDSRPRDYTTAAALEEISLRGVPDEIFDDDFFENYNMDGMFDWFSGL; encoded by the exons atgccgccgaaAATAGCGACATGCGTCCACTGCCGTCAAATGAAG GTCAAATGCAATGCCAGGGATGCTGCTCCCGGGTCATGCTCTCGATGTGTGAAGCAGAGGCTTGCGTGTTACATTGACCCAGCATTTCACAGGACGGCAAAGAGGAA AAAGATGCGTGATCTGGAAGAGGAACTGAAGCAGATCAAGGACTCCATGGATGCGCCCTCAAAGAAAGTGTTGCGCCGTACAGAACAGAGTCATTCTGATGCTGGCACTTGCGAGGTCGTCGAAATTCAACCTTCTAAATCGACGCATGAGCCTATTACTCCCACGTCTATGGCTTTGAACGCGCTGCAGATTGGGGACGTGACACTGACTGCtgaggccgtcgccaagaTTGTGTCTTG TTACTTCGAAACCTGTCACCCGAATTTTCCAATCTTGTCAGATCACGCCGTCTTTATGGAAACATGCGACCAGAGCGAGTTTCTTTTGTGGACTGTGATAGCCGTTGGCTCCGCAGAGCTCAGCGACTACTCAACGATCCGGGCGCTCCTGGAGCCACACATTCGCGACATGGCGACCCAGGTCTATGGAGTGCTAGACTATCCGCTGCAAACCGTGCAAGCTCTGATACTCCTATGCTGGTGGCCGTACAGCTTTTGCTCCCATCGAGAGGACCCAAGCTGGCTGTACTGCGGACAGGCCGTGCACTTGGCACTCTTGTATGGCTTGCATCGGCCACATAAGCACTCGAATTTCGTGTACAATACCACGCTGGATGAGGAAGGCATACTGACATACCAACGGGCTTGGGTTGCGTGTTTCATTGTCAACCAAAT GCTGAGCAGCCAGCTTGGGATTCCAGCCACCGTGGTACCGCCGACATTTCCGCAAAGTTCCTCGACCAAGCTACAACTGCCTTTGGTGTTGAGACAGCATCTAGAAATTGCGACACATGGCTATCATATCTGCCATGTTCTTGGTGACCATGAGACAACCGTCTCCGGTCTTTTGCCAAGCCCAGAGTCTACTATCCGGGCGTTTGATCAACAACTTAACGATCTGCGTACCACGATTAGCGGGGATGGTGAACAAAACATTCTGGTGGAAATGGCCCTACTTCGGGTCCAACTGCAACTGCTTTCATTCAATTTCATTCAAGAAGCCAGCCCTTCGCACCGCACCGGCTCACTTCCATCCACGGCCGACCCTGCAGCAGTATCGTACATGTCTCGAGCCGTCAAGACAGCAGTCAGTATCATAGATGTTGTGGTCGACCGACTAGCGGAGAAAGGGAAAACAGCCATGGTTAGTTTTGGGGCTATGGGCGCCGTACACCTTCTGATAATGATTGTGGGCATCTATGGCCACGAGGACCAAGGTGTGATTCGTAGCGCCATCGGTCGAGGCTGGAGATTCCTCAACGACAGGTCCGAGTTCGAGTCCGACAGCTTCTCCAGGGCGTGTAAGATCGTGTCATTCCTGAGCCGGAGCAGGGACGGGGAGAGTGGCAACCCCGCTCTGCACACACCAGTCCAGGcccgcatggccgccaacTTCGCTTTCGAGAACGCGTGGAAAGCGAAACACCGCTTCAGCAAGAGCGTTCGGGATTCGAGACCTCGCGATTACacaactgctgctgctttggaAGAAATATCCCTGCGAGGAGTGCCTGACGAGATTTTTGATGACGACTTTTTTGAGAACTACAATATGGATGGAATGTTTGACTGGTTTTCTGGGTTGTAG
- a CDS encoding uncharacterized protein (COG:S~EggNog:ENOG503P0RB), translating to MSHVRLNSEGDVDHRSLWDASTPSATAAEGRPWRARYLELTFAAGHYSQYEDFVRQAARDVGFPESAPETLLRNWANLSPWPEAAATLRLFRKKGYELGVVTNCSKHMCHLAASNVAEQVDADAGQVFKAVVTAEESGFYKPVGQA from the exons ATGTCGCATGTTCGCCTCAACTCGGAGGGAGACGTTGATCATCGA AGCCTCTGGGACGCCTCCACCCCATCCGCGACCGCGGCAGAAGGAAGACCGTGGCGCGCACGGTACCTCGAACTCACCTTTGCGGCCGGTCATTATTCCCAGTATGAGGACTTTGTCAGGCAAGCGGCGCGCGACGTTGGCTTCCCCGAATCGGCTCCGGAGACCCTGCTTCGCAACTGGGCGAATCTAAGTCCGTGGCccgaggctgcggcgacgcTAAGGCTGTTTAGGAAGAAGGGCTATGAGCTTGGCGTGGTCACCAATTGCTCGAAGCACATGTGCCacttggcggcctcgaacGTCGCGGAACAGGTTGATGCAGACGCAGGACAGGTCTTCAAGGCTGTTGTTACAGCTGAGGAGAGCGGCTTCTACAAGCCCGTTGGACAAGCGTAG
- a CDS encoding uncharacterized protein (EggNog:ENOG503P0MD), whose amino-acid sequence LDALAMLRIGASKHEYFPLHVVREPEDVVALDDLPGWIGDGSTAVESQVRHDHDSQEEKQSGDVGTLKLGAPTPLSPKKLYPCYNTRPED is encoded by the coding sequence CTAGATGCTCTAGCCATGCTCCGAATTGGTGCTTCAAAACACGAATATTTCCCACTGCACGTGGTAAGGGAACCGGAAGATGTTGTGGCGCTTGATGACCTGCCGGGCTGGATTGGAGACGGCAGCACGGCGGTCGAGAGTCAGGTTCGCCATGACCACGACAGCCAAGAGGAGAAACAATCTGGTGACGTTGGCACGCTCAAGCTTGGTGCTCCAACTCCCTTGAGTCCGAAGAAGCTGTATCCTTGCTATAATACCCGGCCGGAAGATTAG
- a CDS encoding uncharacterized protein (EggNog:ENOG503P0MD~TransMembrane:1 (o432-453i)), whose protein sequence is MVLGISQNLIQAALVNYQYVFVPRNIYRVDGYQADILGRFSDDPDDDGHTITMTRNRLIAAKNTDPQVRLWSTMQTCSGILQDDEFPCRAPGTQYTLGNLANVKDAFWSQLPIGFSTGLLRQFAPTINSTTSLNSLTSEEFELSCLNKNDSLYLSYHGQDPNVEFNFEVCMPGNMTQSPWKAIRTRQEFREELLLRASLSGSGRETFKSGIHVRNISVSTTAAYFQLPNYDNYQSILPRLDSDADPTELCGKLPDCAIQTMGTKKYSRMVVANDTNSGTKNVTKNPHKGPLLTIALALFGPGSFFNNTRKDYGVDELGQAQCSRVLPMTHLFRQADGRRIGSTDIDPCIKKTKEDRTVSLQAQYIWSFLTDSVDDQARITNAFDAAAFLTHDVVMTGSLSKSDWKISYDLGDSNYIIPDIEHYPRRIISAHLAVYLACLVALAMYSAVIPRWASELDSLVMMQIGASMAAELPFLLTPEAEDVEVLDSADGWIGEETGGNGTEDDEGSSGGGTTANISALKLGGSTPLKGGRRYRSYTHKDDCWYDWLPFYHTYSGGHMQSAGTKE, encoded by the exons ATGGTTCTCG GTATTTCTCAAAATCTCATACAAGCCGCCCTAGTGAACTACCAATACGTATTCGTCCCCCGTAACATCTATCGAGTGGACGGGTATCAGGCAGATATCCTCGGCCGCTTCTCCGACGACccggatgacgacgggcacACCATAACCATGACACGCAATAGGCTCATCGCTGCCAAGAACACCGATCCGCAAGTAAGATTGTGGTCAACAATGCAAACTTGCAGCGGTATACTTCAAGACGATGAATTTCCCTGTCGCGCACCGGGTACCCAGTACACTCTTGGGAACCTAGCAAACGTTAAGGACGCCTTCTGGTCTCAGCTTCCGATCGGGTTTAGCACAGGGCTTCTCAGACAATTTGCTCCTACGATAAATTCGACAACATCTTTGAACAGCCTTACCTCCGAAGAGTTTGAGCTGAGCTGCCTCAACAAGAATGATTCGCTATATTTGTCCTACCATGGCCAGGATCCGAATGTTGAGTTTAATTTCGAAGTTTGCATGCCTGGAAATATGACGCAGTCTCCATGGAAAGCGATACGTACTCGGCAGGAGTTTCGTGAGGAACTTTTGCTTAGAGCCAGTCTATCGGGATCAGGCCGAGAAACGTTTAAATCTGGCATACACGTTCGCAATATCAGCGTCAGTACAACAGCAGCATACTTCCAGCTGCCAAACTACGATAATTACCAGTCCATATTACCCAGGCTAGATTCAGATGCGGATCCCACAGAACTTTGCGGCAAACTACCAGATTGCGCTATTCAAACGATGGGGACGAAGAAATATTCTCGCATGGTGGTGGCCAACGACACCAACTCAGGGACGAAAAATGTAACGAAGAACCCGCACAAAGGCCCTCTTCTGACAATCGCGCTTGCGCTCTTTGGTCCCGGGTCTTTCTTCAACAACACGCGCAAGGACTACGGCGTTGATGAACTTGGGCAAGCTCAGTGTTCCCGGGTGCTACCCATGACCCACCTCTTCCGGCAAGCCGACGGCCGCCGAATCGGATCTACCGATATCGATCCGTGCATCAAGAAAACGAAGGAAGACAGGACTGTCTCGCTTCAGGCGCAATACATATGGTCCTTCTTGACAGACTCGGTCGATGACCAGGCACGAATTACCAATGCTTTCGATGCCGCAGCTTTCTTGACCCACGACGTGGTCATGACGGGCAGCCTGTCAAAGAGCGATTGGAAAATATCTTACGACCTCGGAGACTCTAATTACATTATCCCCGACATTGAGCACTACCCTCGCCGAATTATATCGGCCCATCTTGCTGTCTACTTGGCCTGTCTCGTGGCTTTAGCCATGTACAGTGCAGTGATACCGCGATGGGCTTCCGAACTGGATTCTTTGGTCATGATGCAGATTGGTGCGTCAATGGCGGCTGAATTACCCTTTCTTTTGACCCCTGAAGCAGAAGATGTCGAGGTGCTTGATTCAGCCGATGGTTGGATTGGTGAAGAAACCGGGGGCAACGGAACGGAGGACGACGAAGGATCTTCGGGGGGGGGCACTACCGCAAATATCAGCGCCCTCAAACTCGGTGGAAGCACGCCGCTGAAAGGAGGACGCAGGTACAGAAGCTACACTCACAAGGACGATTGCTGGTATGATTGGTTGCCTTTCTACCACACCTACTCTGGTGGCCACATGCAGTCAGCTGGGACGAAGGAATGA
- a CDS encoding uncharacterized protein (EggNog:ENOG503NWXD~TransMembrane:12 (i97-117o129-152i159-179o185-211i218-236o248-267i287-303o309-330i370-391o403-424i431-448o468-488i)~COG:G) — translation MPPLAAVAVGLDPSTSRADDEAIRVIGGAAPATDEEATGWAHGCGGGDGVDEVPPHLTMQAPPPSTPPPVVLDQARNFDDERVDGGLKAWLQVAASFALYFNHLGLVNSFGVFQSYYTAHLRSGSSPSAVSWIGSVQTFCLMALSAVIGPLYDRGHARALVAAGTALLAAGFVATSFSTRYWQVLLAQGLCMGLGACCISVPSIALVPLYFRRRRARAMAAATVGSGLGATTYPLLFESLQRSVGFGWAVRAMGLVAVVLCLFALAVMRPRTLRERPAWMTMRQGRGVGVGGLSLAWFVDTAAFKERPFQLYCAAIFFNNLVFFNAPYYLQSYALAHGMTASGLAHYLVAIANACTIPGRIVPSFIADRVGALDTYIAVLGCTFLSLLYWVSVATPAGNVAFAVLYGFFSGGVVSLATVVVTNITPDLSRLGTRLGMVSVLKGVGSLLGPPLSGAMLDATGGYLGVQLFAAMGFLLTTVFMVVLRLVVARRDARVLRGEGGTVKDGDKREEGYHQIRGSRRLLRLMRIRGPPPR, via the exons ATGCCGCCCCtggcagcagtagcagtcGGTCTCGACCCCTCGACGAGCCGAGCGGACGATGAAGCCATTCGTGTCATTGGCGGTGCGGCTCCCGCGAcagacgaggaggcgacTGGGTGGGCGCACGggtgtggcggcggcgacggcgtcgacgaggtgccgCCTCATCTCACCATgcaggcaccgccgccgtcgacgccgccccccgtcGTGCTGGACCAGGCGCGCaactttgacgacgagcgggTCGATGGCGGTCTCAAGGCCTGGCTGCAGGTCGCAGCCTCGTTTGCCCTGTACTTTAACCATCT CGGCCTCGTCAACTCGTTTGGCGTCTTCCAGTCGTACTACACCGCCCACCTCCGATCAGGCAGCTccccctcggccgtctcgtgGATCGGCTCCGTGCAGACCTTTTGCCTCATGGCGCTcagcgccgtcatcggcccGCTCTACGACCGcgggcacgcgcgcgccctcgtcgccgccggcacggctctcctcgccgccggcttcgtcgccaccTCCTTCTCAACGCGGTACTGGCAGgtgctcctcgcgcaggggCTCTGCATGGGACTGGGCGCGTGCTGCATCAGCGTCCCGTCCATCGCCCTCGTGCCGCTCTACTTTCGCCGGCGGAGGGCGCGTGCCATGGCAGCCGCCACCGTGGGAAGCGGGCTCGGCGCAACCACGTACCCGTTGCTCTTTGAGAGTCTTCAGCGGTCGGTTGGGTTTGGTTGGGCGGTCCGCGCCAtggggctcgtcgccgtcgtgctgTGCCTGTTTGCCCTCGCTGTGATGCGCCCTCGTACCTTGAGGGAGCGTCCGGCCtggatgacgatgcggcaGGGACGGGGCGTcggggtcggcggcctctCGCTTGCGTGGTTCGTCGACACAGCTGCCTTCAAGGAGCGGCCATTTCAGCTGTACTGCGCGGCCATCTTCTTCAACaacctcgtcttcttcaacGCGCCCTACTACCTCCAGTCGTACGCCCTCGCGCACGGCATGACCGCCTCCGGGTTGGCGCActacctcgtcgccatcgccaacgcgTGCACCATCCccggccgcatcgtcccGTCCTTTATCGCTGACCGCGTCGGCGCTCTCGACACGTACATTGCCGTCCTGGGGTGCACCTTCCTCAGCCTCCTGTACTGGGTCAGCGTCGCCACACCCGCCGGCAACGTCGCCTTTGCCGTCTTGTAcggcttcttctccggcggcgtcgtctcgctcgCGACCGTCGTCGTGACAAACATCACGCCCGACCTGAGCCGCCTTGGCACCAGGCTCGGCATGGTGAGTGTCCTCAAGGGCGTGGGCTCCCTCCTCGGCCCGCCCTTGTCAGGGGCTATGCTAGATGCCACCGGTGGGTACCTTGGCGTGCAGTTGTTTGCTGCCATGGGGTTCCTGCTGACGACCGTCTTCATGGTCGTGCTGCGCCTTgtggtggcgaggagggaTGCACGGGTGCTcaggggcgagggcggcacgGTGAAGGATGGAGACAAGAGGGAAGAGGGCTATCACCAGATCCGCGGCTCAAGACGTCTGTTGAGACTCATGAGGATACGAGGGCCTCCTCCACGCTGA
- a CDS encoding uncharacterized protein (EggNog:ENOG503NWXD~TransMembrane:10 (i18-38o44-70i77-95o107-126i146-162o168-189i229-250o262-283i290-307o327-347i)~COG:G), producing MALSAVIGPLYDRGHARALVAAGTALLAAGFVATSFSTRYWQVLLAQGLCMGLGACCISVPSIALVPLYFRRRRARAMAAATVGSGLGATTYPLLFESLQRSVGFGWAVRAMGLVAVVLCLFALAVMRPRTLRERPAWMTMRQGRGVGVGGLSLAWFVDTAAFKERPFQLYCAAIFFNNLVFFNAPYYLQSYALAHGMTASGLAHYLVAIANACTIPGRIVPSFIADRVGALDTYIAVLGCTFLSLLYWVSVATPAGNVAFAVLYGFFSGGVVSLATVVVTNITPDLSRLGTRLGMVSVLKGVGSLLGPPLSGAMLDATGGYLGVQLFAAMGFLLTTVFMVVLRLVVARRDARVLRGEGGTVKDGDKREEGYHQIRGSRRLLRLMRIRGPPPR from the coding sequence ATGGCGCTcagcgccgtcatcggcccGCTCTACGACCGcgggcacgcgcgcgccctcgtcgccgccggcacggctctcctcgccgccggcttcgtcgccaccTCCTTCTCAACGCGGTACTGGCAGgtgctcctcgcgcaggggCTCTGCATGGGACTGGGCGCGTGCTGCATCAGCGTCCCGTCCATCGCCCTCGTGCCGCTCTACTTTCGCCGGCGGAGGGCGCGTGCCATGGCAGCCGCCACCGTGGGAAGCGGGCTCGGCGCAACCACGTACCCGTTGCTCTTTGAGAGTCTTCAGCGGTCGGTTGGGTTTGGTTGGGCGGTCCGCGCCAtggggctcgtcgccgtcgtgctgTGCCTGTTTGCCCTCGCTGTGATGCGCCCTCGTACCTTGAGGGAGCGTCCGGCCtggatgacgatgcggcaGGGACGGGGCGTcggggtcggcggcctctCGCTTGCGTGGTTCGTCGACACAGCTGCCTTCAAGGAGCGGCCATTTCAGCTGTACTGCGCGGCCATCTTCTTCAACaacctcgtcttcttcaacGCGCCCTACTACCTCCAGTCGTACGCCCTCGCGCACGGCATGACCGCCTCCGGGTTGGCGCActacctcgtcgccatcgccaacgcgTGCACCATCCccggccgcatcgtcccGTCCTTTATCGCTGACCGCGTCGGCGCTCTCGACACGTACATTGCCGTCCTGGGGTGCACCTTCCTCAGCCTCCTGTACTGGGTCAGCGTCGCCACACCCGCCGGCAACGTCGCCTTTGCCGTCTTGTAcggcttcttctccggcggcgtcgtctcgctcgCGACCGTCGTCGTGACAAACATCACGCCCGACCTGAGCCGCCTTGGCACCAGGCTCGGCATGGTGAGTGTCCTCAAGGGCGTGGGCTCCCTCCTCGGCCCGCCCTTGTCAGGGGCTATGCTAGATGCCACCGGTGGGTACCTTGGCGTGCAGTTGTTTGCTGCCATGGGGTTCCTGCTGACGACCGTCTTCATGGTCGTGCTGCGCCTTgtggtggcgaggagggaTGCACGGGTGCTcaggggcgagggcggcacgGTGAAGGATGGAGACAAGAGGGAAGAGGGCTATCACCAGATCCGCGGCTCAAGACGTCTGTTGAGACTCATGAGGATACGAGGGCCTCCTCCACGCTGA
- a CDS encoding uncharacterized protein (COG:S~EggNog:ENOG503P1ZG~TransMembrane:8 (i172-193o239-256i268-287o307-324i586-607o613-632i644-665o677-694i)) — protein sequence MARLRGARYLTCFYCGKRSGLKYDGVTREFLCLYCDATNYLDENGEITDPPVATDREAITTQYAVPRPSSPAAGGSSNIFCPTCLKNQHLFTKSLAQYFPDDPSDPEYEKLERNYYRYRRGLEERYPQVCDECAARVEHRIRQAGYTAKTDHLRRMMDLSRGRKPIRRRTPLDWASALGGAIWRAGFVLQLLWHMVMVTQVLQAGDAAGMRDPDGVDSLLGQIIPWLAWIADLLPAQDVLMRWSVAAACASVWWNPHFVQVNRGFTRHLLGLTQWYSFQGLIIFFRLVFRRVEGIKGGRSQSVQAQLSIHAVMAAVMGLIYVLAGRSIRVDTSPLFGTDDKPALPKATTPAKRKQEDSKTFSELFKDALESPDGPSKARPASLTPPSQRVTGPQPPGSSALSFGGLGLSETPARRRQQPVQYAEEMDWSPITPHQNRAIVNPSSPSIGTSKFARQEVDNPFRHKVPAAPVNPARRLWNPPREPEPEVQPPVSNSQKLFAGRRTGSDRGKAVEGSHGVEFRQPKFFAPDRDDASSLADLLSQSFSLSQEQDVDTKSVDGMATNGSPSRVAASRSDKPRRRMPPTSNAALPVTVASLGLAWLATMVIAIPYQLEIRTVVLLVAGIIALSDSDATSHEIQTSPTPRTVAYVLSAVGVVELASVCWVATKVWESDVPEARVDVYGLALLGTMSARLMLRRVGIV from the exons ATGGCACGGCTCAGGGGTGCCCGGTACCTGACCTGCTTCTACTGCGGCAAGCGGTCCGGGCTCAAGTACGACGGTGTGACCCGCGAGTTCCTGTGTCTCTACTGCGATGCCACCAACTACCTCGACGAG AATGGAGAGATTACGGATCCCCCTGTCGCGACGGATCGCGAGGCGATAACGACGCAATATGCCGTGCCTCGGCcttcgtcgcccgcggccggtggcagcagcaacatctTCTGCCCGACATGTCTGAAGAACCAACATCTCTTCACCAAGTCGCTGGCACAGTACTTTCCCGACGACCCTTCCGATCCGGAATATGAGAAGCTGGAGCGCAACTACTACCGCTACCGTCGTGGCTTGGAGGAGCGCTATCCCCAGGTCTGCGACGAATGTGCCGCCCGCGTTGAGCACCGCATCCGTCAGGCGGGGTacacggccaagacggacCATCTGCGTCGCATGATGGACTTGAGTCGCGGTCGTAAGCCCATCCGGAGGCGGACGCCGCTGGACTGGGCGagcgcgctcggcggcgccatctgGAGGGCCGGCTTCGTGCTGCAACTGCTGTGGCACATGGTCATGGTGACCCAAGtgctgcaggccggcgatgcggcTGGCATGCGCGATCCGGACGGGGTCGATTCTTTGCTGGGTCAAATCATCCCGTGGCTAGCATGGATAGCTGATCTCCTTCCAGCACAGGATGTGCTCATGCGTTGgagcgtcgcggcggcgtgtgccTCGGTATGGTGGAACCCGCACTTTGTGCAAGTGAACCGCGGGTTCACGAGGCACTTGCTAGGCCTTACCCAGTGGTACTCCTTTCAAGGCCTCATAATATTTTTCCGGCTAGTCTTTCGGCGAGTGGAGGGAATCAAGGGCGGGCGGAGCCAGTCGGTCCAAGCTCAGCTCAGCATACATGCTGTCATGGCCGCTGTCATGGGACTG ATATATGTCTTGGCCGGCAGGTCCATCCGGGTCGACACCTCACCACTGTTCGGAACCGACGACAAGCCTGCCCTGCCTAAGGCCACGACACCTGCCAAGCGCAAGCAGGAGGACTCCAAGACATTTTCGGAGCTTTTCAAGGATGCTTTGGAGTCACCTGATGGGCCTTCAAAGGCTCGGCCGGCCAGCTTGACTCCTCCATCTCAACGGGTCACGGGTCCGCAGCCGCCGGGCAGTTCGGCGCTGTCgtttggcggcctcggcctgtcCGAGACtcctgcgcgacggcgccagcagccggtTCAGTacgccgaggagatggaTTGGTCGCCGATCACACCGCACCAGAATCGAGCGATTGTGAAtccatcgtcgccaagcATAGGAACTAGCAAGTTTGCGCGGCAGGAGGTGGACAATCCCTTCCGCCACAAGGTTCCAGCAGCGCCAGTTAACCCAGCGCGGCGACTCTGGAACCCACCTCGCGAACCGGAGCCAGAGGTACAACCACCCGTGAGTAATAGCCAGAAGCTATTTgccggccgccgcaccgGGAGCGACCGCGGCAAGGCAGTAGAGGGCAGTCACGGTGTCGAGTTTAGACAACCCAAGTTCTTTGCACCAGATAGGGACGATGCAAGCTCTCTGGCGGACTTGCTGAGTCAGAGCTTCAGCCTGAGTCAGGAGCAGGATGTCGACACCAAGAGTGTAGACGGCATGGCAACAAACGGATCGCCGAGTCGGGTCGCTGCGTCGCGATCCGACAAACCGAGACGCAGAATGCCTCCGACGTCTAATGCAGCCCTGCCTGTCACTGTCGCTAGCTTGGGGTTGGCTTGGTTGGCGACCATGGTCATTGCCATTCCTTACCAACTAGAAATACGGACCGTCGTACTCCTCGTGGCTGGCATCATTGCTCTCTCCGATAGCGACGCGACGAGCCATGAGATTCAAACTTCGCCAACACCTCGCACGGTCGCGTATGTGCTCTCGGCagttggcgtcgtcgagctcgcctcCGTGTGTTGGGTCGCGACCAAGGTGTGGGAGAGTGACGTCCCCGAGGCTAGAGTTGACGTGTACGGACTCGCCTTGTTGGGGACGATGTCGGCACGTCTGATGCTCAGAAGGGTGGGAATTGTATAA